The Ipomoea triloba cultivar NCNSP0323 chromosome 4, ASM357664v1 DNA segment CTCACCTTACTGGAAGAGGTTGTTAATGCATCTATTAGATAGGTCTAGTGAGCTCACACACTGCAAGGGTTGGTCACCTTGATATGCATAGCCTGGACTGTCTTTATTGTATATCTCTGCACAAAACCCTAATGCCCACTCACCAAAATGTGGGGTGAACCAAGAATTGTAAATTTCCAAACTAGAGCAACCTTGAAGAATAGCATCTTCCATACAACCATCACTTGGAAATGCATAGCTTGTGTTAGATGCCATTGCTCAAGACTTATGTAACAAACTAATTAAGATAGCCCATTAGGTGATAGAAAACAGGTATGTAACAACACAACTAGCAATAAGAGTGAGTTAATCAATGCCAAGTGTTCACTTCTTGAGTTCTTGTACATCCAAATTGAACAAGTCCAGACCATATTTACTTGAATATACCAAAGAGTACATAGTTAGGAAGATTAGACTCGGTatgatttcaaaattcaaataacgAATTCCTGACCTAATTTCCCACTGATGCATTTTCACTTTAGAATGCAACTGAgtgttcttcattttcttctatttCGAAAATAACCAGTCATATAAACCAAAAAGaaatggtgtgtgtgtgtgtgtacagaCATGATTATTCTAATTcacaaatatcaaataattCCTTAATCAACAGTTTATCTTTCAAACGCTCAACCATAAAAATGCAACAGATTATAGTGTGGTTTACATATCTTGGAAAGAGCTTCCATCGGCGAATGCGCTCCCGTTGTACACAACTCCACCGTCTACACACAACTCGGTGCCGCCGTCTCGCTTCCTCGATCTCTCCGTCATTGGCCCGGGGAGAGACCTCCGTTATCCTCTCGTTTCTTGATTGTCCCGTTggagcgttttttttttttcttcaacgACGAGgatctttaaataaaaaattaacacaaCGGTCACttaggtttgaatttttttattttttaaattttttattttactttaaatacgttttgaaggtttttttttttttgtgtgtttttcctTTGagagtatctttttttttaatttgatcgtaagaattttgagttaatttatttttaaaatgtttaattatattaattgttggATTATTAAGATTTTCGTTATTGgtatattttgatgattttaaatgtaaatttttaatattttgatttaaaatcaaaatttaaaattataattataaagttaaaattattttattagagttaatttcatttttggtcctacttttattaagtcttttcattttttattctaccataattaattttttcacattGCAACTACTATTTTTTGGATTGTGTCATATACGGTTAACACCCCTGGTTTAGACAGAAAAGAGTAGTTGTAATGTGGCAAAATGAATTATAGTTGACTAAAAGTGTTAATAAaggtaggaccaaaaatagaattaactctaagaaagtgaataaaacaataaattatgTGTAGAATTGAAGTGTAGAGCCCATAAAAAAAGGGAGAAGGATTGCAAAGAATTTCATTGCTTGGTTGCTTTGTGGAAAATATTTGagtgaaaatgaaattgaaatttcatagaaaagaaattatcagaagattgattccattgtttggttggtgcaAAAGAAATTACtagaaatatttaattattccGTTGTTTAGTTGCGATTGGAATGAGTATACAGTCTAAAATGTCCCTATATagtgataatgataataaaagtatTAAGGTAAAATTATCCAATCATGTGATACTTTTTTTCCAacttccatggaaaacaaaatatcacCCCCTACTTTTTCGATATATTACTAGATAGTTCGGTTCGGATTATCCGAACCGAATTGCTTACGTACCCCTACCATAAATACTCACTCCAATTATCTGTTCaaaaatggattttttttaaagaaaaaaccCTTTAGTATACATCATTGATCTCAAAAATTAGAAAGCATAAATCTGTCTACATAGACTCATATAATATCACTCACTTGCTAAGGTTCTTTGAAACTTGCAAGCATACTTTGTTTGTTGTAgtaaatataaacacaataaatACATTTATGCCCGCTAATCTTGTTCAcaacaatattttaatgtactatttttttgaatacatattttaatgtactatAAATCTATCTACGTAATTTTCACtggatgaaaaaataaaaatattttttttcccaaaaaagtttagatttattatagtagaggttaataataataataataataataataatagaggttaataataataataataataataataataataataatagaggttggtggtggtggtggtggtggtggtggtggtggtggtggtggtggtggtggtggtgattttacatataaacaatgagtaaataatttatttactaaATTTTTACAACAAACTAATACTattaatctaattaaaatatgtaGCCAAAAGTCTTGTGATCAAGCCGCATCCGGAAGGTTGAGagagtagctatgaacagatactacaattgAGTTACCTTCATTTACATTATCTTATATGTTTTGCGTGAAGACCCTTGGAGTCGAGGATTCATTCTTTTGGGGCTAAAGTATTCCACTCTTAGCTAACCGCTGTGACTTTGTTTTTGTACGTTATTGCGTTTTATGAGCTTGTGTAGTTGCAGCCATTCCTTCTTCAATTGTCATTATCTACTACTCCGTAGTTCTTTATTTGTGGCATAGAAGATTTCTATTTCTCTCTCATAGTCCCACAATCTTTTTGGTTTCTTAAAACCTCTATCCCTGAAAAATAGCCCACCACCAAATAAATGGCCACCGCCGCGCCCAAACTCGCCACCGGCATTCTACCCATCCCTGCCCAGCCCCACCGCCGTAAATTACATCACCTCGCTACCACCGCTACTAGTGTACATCCCTCAGCCTTCAAAATCTCCGTCAGCACTGTCACTGGGGTTTCACGTCGCCGGAGAGGGCTCAGTTGCCAGGCCGCAGAGGTGTCGGTGGCGGAGGGGCCGTCGGCGTCGGGAGGTGGAGGGGACAATGAAGGGAAAACCGAGAACTGGGTGCCGGTTGTGCCCCTGGGGGCGCTGCCCAAAGGAGAGCGGCGCGTGATCATCCAAAACGGGGAGACCATACTGCTGCTTTGGTATAAAGATGACATCTTTGCCATCGAGAACCGATCCCCTGCTGAAGGCGCTTACAGTGAAGGCCTCCTCAATGCCAAGCTCACCAAGGTCACCCATTTCCTATTTCTTTTTAATCTCATAGCAATTGTTCTCATATTTATTCAATCCAAGAAAATATCTACTTCTTAGGTTTTAAGGGATTTATAGAATGTAAAAGAGTTTGTCCCCCCCATAGAGCATAGTTTTTCCTAATGTAGCAACACTAATATgcactgaattgcaatttagAGGATATTCATTCTTGAGCATGTTGCTGGAACAAACAAGAATATACAGTAATTTTGGACTTGTGGGGGTTTATTTGTTTAGCAATTGTCTTATAGTTGTCATAGATGTTGTGAGCTTAGGATTTCACTCCCCTACCCTAATCTGTTGGGCAGAGGTCGGTGAATggccaagtccagcaattggtggctatggattgttgggcagaggctaCTGAAGGGTCGAGTCCAGCAATTAGTGGCTATGGATTGTTGGGCTAAGGCTTGGTGAAGAGTCAAGTTCAACGCCccgcctctcgaaaatgtgtgacgatatataaggaaataaagttgagcATTCGTTGCGAGCTATAGCTTTTAGTGGAATGGTATGTGGTTCGAGTACCAGCAAGATCGCCAAGGCGGTATATGCTTCTTGATGCCCTTGGGGGATTGGGGGATCATCACTAATGTGGCTAGAAATGTTTCAGATTCCTCTAAACTAAAGCATTGTTCATATTACTAAACATAGTTCTGCTCAGGACACCACGTGATCTAACAGAAAAAAAACATAGTTGTTTTTGTACATGAGATGCTATTCCAATCATGCTTGACCGTTTAACGTATCAAGTTCTGCACGTAAGCTTGTAATATTGTTCATGCAGCATACTCTGGTGTATGGTATTTGTTCTTTCTACAATGTTCCATTTGATATGATTCAGTTTTGTGCAGGATGGTTGTATTGTTTGCCCAACAACTGATAGCACATTTGAGTTGCGAACCGGAGAAATAAAAGAATGGTACCCAAAGAATCCAGTGCTGAGAGTTCTGACTCCTGCATTGAGAAACCTATTTATTTATCCTGTTAAGACGGACAGCGAAAATATTTACATCAGCATGGGCGGGGGACTGAAGACTTCTGATGCATCTGCTGAGATTGTATTCAGCGGGAAGGCTCAACCTGGTGTAACAGCAACCAATGTCAACGTGGAAGAGGTAACAAAACTTAAAATAACACCGagttcttgttcttgttcttgttcttctcaCTTGATCAAATCTATTCTTGGGACTCAAAACTAGACCCTTGTGCATTCTTTAGGTGAGGATGGTGGTTGATGAGAACCAAGAGGCCTTTGGTTTCACAGGAAAGAATGAGTTGATAAATGGAAAAGCTGCTGTGATTGGGTTCCTATTGCTGTTAGATTTTGAACTTCTGACTGGTAAAGGTCTCCTCAAAGGAACAGGATTCTTGGACTTCATTTACTCTGTTTCCAATGCTTTCAAATGAATTCCAATGTAATTTATGAACACTTTCTGATCAACATATAGGCAGTATATTTGTTGGGAGTAGTTTAACTTCCTATCataactggaaaaaaaaaatgattttgtaTATGTAGGTAAATTATACTGACTGTGAAATTCTTCTAGCCAGAGGAGAAACAGCCACTTGCAGTTTCCAATTGAACAGGGTAGAAATGATTTTGGGTCAATGtacttgtgacttgtgagtgttattgtattatataattttgtttaatttggtcTTTGTACTTTAGTTTTGTGGGTTGAAGTACATGGATTAAATTGAGCAAAATTAAGGTATATGTCCTAGTATTTTGACACCAATGTTTTTGTTATTCTTGTACTccctgtcttatttactattcattggtcaaattaactctttcttttttgcttattttctttagtaattttttattatttttaaatttaattttttgtgtttaatagtacttttaatgtagtttctaaatatataaattttatatattaatgctaaacttaatattatgaaaaattagattaaaaattacttcagtcaagcatcgttaaacgaaccaaacaaccattttgggacggaggtagtattataCTCTAAGTAGGTTTATATTCTTGAATTCTATCATCTAGTCTTCAATTCACCAAGACATCCTGAAAGTGAATGATATTCGATTTATATGATCTGTATGTAGCGTAAATCATCAAATGaagatattatgttttttaggTAACAAAGAGAAATTTGTTATCCCGGTGTGCATTGAATAAATTTCGCTGATTAATTTTATGGACAGAAAACACATGTTTAGGACAAAACTTTATAGCCtgttggttggatgtagttacaattcaattacaacacGATTCTTTGACTACGTGAAATTACAGTATTttactgaattgcaattccctctatTTCTAGAATTGGAATGACCCCaataagaattttaatttggaGTGGTGGGGAAAGGGAAAATTAAGGAAATGACCCTTTTACCAttaatgatgattattattattatgcaaggtattttagtctttatattgctttttaccttttaattctcaataattttatttcttcttatcaaataatgtaatttgaattcatactttattctcACCTTATACTTTTCCAGCTTTATATTTTTCCCACTTAATTACAATTCTTTCCCTGCTCTCCTGCCTTCCAACCAAATGCCttattattcttgttttaaaatttcatttggAATCATTTCAAAGTCCCCTTGTGTTGGGCAGAAGTTGGTAAAAGACAAAGTGTATTAATTGATGGCTAGGTTGAACTATCAAATTCAAGATATtgtctctcgaaaatgtgatgatagactataaagaaataatattataatattatatcttcgctactaattataacttttaataAATCTAACAATtaataactaatgaaattgttGAACAGATAAAAATTAAGTTCAATACCTTGTCTCTATCTTGCCTGTGGAACCATAACTTTTGGCCTTGATCTTAGGATGTTTGTTGCTGTCAGCATTGAGATATATAAACAAAGATAGGTTTTAGGTTTTGTCTAGGGATGTTTGTTGCTGTCAGCATTgagatatataaataaagataGTTTTAAGGTTTTGTCTCACAGTAGTAGAATGTATGGTTAACCTTACAAAAAGACAGTTTTATTGGTTTTCGAAATGAAAACTAAACACTGCGCGTAAAGCTAGGCATTTGGGTGGCGTTACACGTGTGTCACAAGTGTAATAAGTATAGGAAGACAGGGAGTATGACTCATCTCAATGATCAAAGCCAGTAAAGTGGCTTAGGCAGTTTAGTGATTACAacgtttaagaaaaaaaaaatcaagaccCAATGACAGTTGTAGGATCGATTCTTACCCAACTATAGTTGTAGGATTATGACAGTTGTAGGATCGATTCTTACCCAACTATAGTTGTAGGATTAACATCTTATGTGTAGTAGGATTAACATCTTATGTGTAGTAAGTAAAAGTCTAATTTTTGTGTTCAACATAATTTATAGACTTTTCTGTTCAGCATAATTTACATCTTCCAGATACTCTGTCAGGCCAGGTGTGAGGAGCGCTTGAAGTTGAAAATTCAAGCTTTTAGGAAGAAATAAAGTGCCACATATATGCCAATAGAAAGGAAAATGCATGCTGCTAAAACTAGAAGAGATGGAggaaaaaattgaacaaaaccaGAGACGTGTGTTCCATTTATTATTGTGCCCCAGTGCAGAGACTGGGAGCAATGCAATGTAATGAAATGAACTTCTACGTACAACCATTCTCACAACATGCAAATCAAAGACACAAAAAACAGAACACCCACAAATTAAACCTAAACTGCATCAAACTAAACTAAACCAAACCAACGACATAAAACGAAACTAACTAATCATACTGTGGCATCCCGGCATGCTGCGGCTTGGATCAATTCATTCATTCCATCTTGTGCTGTTGAAGGACAATAACAGGTCTTCCGGCGGGAGAAGGTGCTTCCAATCTCATTggtgaggaagatgatgattccATCGTTACAGGTCTCCCGGTCCCGATGAAAGAAGTTGTTCTTGCACTAAGGTTGTCAAAGAGGAGGCGAAACGTCCAATTTAGGACGTTCGGACAAAAGACCCTATAGAGAAGGAAAGTGTCGTACCAGCTTGGGTACTTCACGTATTCATCCCCACGGCATGCCCCTGACACTATCAGCTTCGCAAACTCCTCCACCGGCCCAGTTGCGTGTACCTTGATAGTATCACAATGCCaattaaaatgatgaaattaagCTAGCTAGCAATCCTTATATCTAGTAGTAACTGTAATGTTAATAATGtgacaatatatatttgtgacaatatgtatgtatatgtaagcAATAATATTGAAGACTTAATtacttctctttcttctttccaTTGCATCTCTGCGCCTTCCTCCACCATGATTTTCCCTCTCGCCATTTCAGTCCCGATCCACCCATGAGTTGCTACTGTGATTCCGATGCTGTTCCCCACCTCAAACCTCAGTGTCTCGTACAAATTTACTAGCCCTGCTTTTGCTGCCTATTTCATTTCAGCAAGCATAAATCATCAAAATATTCGATCAAAATCACTCTACCATTCAATCAGTAACATTATTAATTGATCAATTACAGCTAcaaaaacattaatatatatctGGATCACTTACGGAATATAAGCTCATTCTTGGCAAAGGCAACCAATTCTCCACTGATGCATTCACTATGACTCGACCTCTGCTTTGGCGCAGATATGGAAGGGCTACATATGTAGGATAAACATTTCCCCAGAAGTTTATATCCTGGAATTATTGAAATATAATGGACAAAACTTATTATATTGTTCTATGAGtgcatgtaatataattaatatacgTCAATATATAATGCagctcaaattttatttattgtatctATTTAAAGTTAAAGGCCCCTCCCCTAGCAACCATACCATTAAAATGGGAAAGACGGTTGTGTCAGATGCTTCCTCAAAGTAAAAGGTATGTCCCAAGCTTGCTGTATTCACAAGATGATCCACTGCAAAAGGGAAACCAGGCCAAAAAgccataaataattaattaaaaacatgatacatagttagcttatcagtccaTTTTAGCTTGACCACTATTAAtcgtttgacttggttaaatggCGAATATGAGCgtttgattaatcaattttttgtaacaatttattacTCCAAAACACTAAAAATCAAATGTATCAGCTAAGTAACAGCTAATTCAACTAATATTTTTCTACGAGCAGTTAATATCTATTAACTAGTCAAACCTGCTAACCAATTCGCTAATAGCTATTTGTTAAACATCCCAAAGTTCATATTGGCTAGTTGGTTGGCGGCTTAATTAGCATAAAAGTAGAAGGAAGTATGTAGTTGTTAGCGAGCTTACAGCGGCCATAGAAGTTGATAGTCTCAAGGATGAATTTCCTACAGTCTTCTTCCTTGACAACATCTGCGGCTGTGATCAACACATTCTTTGCACCCAGCAGCCTAGCGTTCTCACTGATCCCCCGCAGTCTGTTCTCTCTTCGTGCTACTAACACCAGGTTGGCTCTCCTTTTTGCATACTCGTATGCAATTTGCTGtcattatatacatatatagttagATCAAGTGCTTTAACACTACTACTACACCCAAAAACTATATATAGCTCGTAGCGaatgtgcaactttatttccttataaaccGTCTATCACATTTTCAAAACGAAATGTTGACGGTTCGTTGGACTTGGCCATTTAAGCCCGACCTTCATCAGGCTCGGGCCGACAATCTTTCAAACACTGAGTGCTAGATTTAGCCTTTACTAGCCTCCGTCTAATGCATAAACACTCTACACTCTTGTAATTTAGGAGGACTAAATTCTGTACCTCTCCAATACCAGAGGAAGCTCCGGTGATGACGACCACCttgtcctccatgatctcctcccCGTAGAAAAGGTTGTAAAGCCACTCACAGGCGCTGATGAAACTCAAAGTCGGCCATGCCAACGCCAGCATCACCAAGCTCGCCGGCGGCACCACCAAGTTCAGAACTGAGTTCACCAAATccatcattttaattaattaattagctttctCTTGCTGGCcttttgatttttcttctttcaagaGAGAGAGTAGAAAAGATGAGATATTGAGATAATTGGAAGACAGAGGCAGAAGAACGGTTCTTGGTGTTGTATTGTGAGTTGGGTTGACATGTAGTATTGCTAGACGATCAACACAATAGCTGTGCATGCAGGGAAGGGCGGTTAACACGTGTTACTGTCATCAACTCCGAGTGCATTACACCGTGATGAATAATTTCTACTCACTATAGGGAGGTTCCAATGTAAATAAAGTGAGAATTGAGTGTATCAGGACCGTTACTAAGAAAATTAGGGTCCTGTGCAAAAATTCAACATGGGCTctatttttttgtataattgtaaatatataaaagatatattatattgtaccaaaatatataatatgatgggGACATGGAATCCCCGGAGCTCATTTTATTGGGAAAGTATTGGTCAAAGCGAGATGTCCATTTTTACTGTCAAGGAAAGAAGGAAGCATGCGGAAAAATAGACTTCAAACAAATCATCACAAGTTCTAGACCACCAAGCCACTCAAAATCTATTATACTAAAGGGTCGGAAACTCTACTTATGCATGAGAGTTCATTGGAAGCAAAGTAGTGGGAACACGTGTGGAGCCAAGAATGAAGGTTGTCCGATGCCATCCATTTGTCAACCATCTATGAGTCCTCCAACAATATAAATAGGCACCATTCCCTCACTTTAACAAGCATCCCTTGCTCACCAAATACTTTTTTGTCCACTGGTTTGAGTTTTCTCCTCCTGCTGGCATGCCAGAGTTCGAGTCTTGTTGGTAACATATTAGTTCCCAGCTTATTTATTATTCGGGATGCCATTTTGGGCCTTATTCAATTTTTTAGggctatagtatttattatttatgtattctttggACTGCCATTTGGGCTAATATCTCGGGCTTTGTACGTACTATTTTGGGCCTAGCGCACCGGGTAATAGAGTTGCTTTCTTCCTACCTCATTTTGTACCCCTATACCcgatttatggtggacccggttCCAATAAAACTATCATTGGTGCCGTCTGTGGGAAACGCTACGAAAAACATGCGTTCCTAGTTTCTACcgttgttggtagcatagaatAGGCATCATTCTTGAATACTCTAGCTAGGAAGATGGTTTTTAAGTAAACATCATAAATATTTCGTGTATTTTATTGTTGTGATTAtccataaatattttattatgatttaataattaatttgattttagcATAATTATAACTTTAATATTCAACTCGAATTATTTTCTCCAAAAAGATTCATAAACTTCGCATGCGTGTTGTTTCCATACGTTTTATAGTCATTCAAGAAAAAGAACCATAAATGGTACCCAAAAATATGACTTGGCAAGCATTATATATCAGTGGGGAGGGGAGGAATAATCTCATTCATTCACTTGAATCAATCAACGGTattaaaatcaaaaaaaaaaaaaaaaaaaacatcatttgTTAAAGAGTAGATTCTATTTTTGGTTTTAGACGTATAGGTGTTATTATGCTTTTAGtcctttgcttttttttttttttttttttaaatattctcaGTTAGTcgtagtattattgtgatataACCATTTTGGTCATCTGTCAACAAATATGCTTAAGTGACATTAAATACGATATCattttgatcttcttcttcttttttttttttgtaaatataaagtgGATTGAcctgttatatttatatatttacttttatgaatAAATCCCTAACTCACAGATCAGAGTGTTCTGTTTACCATTGTTTAATTTTGAGGAGGCGCGAATTGCACCTGAAGAAGATAGACACTCTAACCTGTGaattagagattttttttcataaaaataaatatataaataaagataGACACATAATTGTTGACGGATGACCAAAAAATTATCCTTAAAAAcaatgactaaaagtagaatGAAACCTATAAGTCTAgaactaaaaatagaattaactatttttttaattattcaaaaCTTGAGAATATACCGATAATATCTAGTATTGTattcaagattaaaaaaaaaaaaatgagtgcACCAAATTTGTTGCACCTATATGCTACAATACAACAAACTTAAGTGCAATCTTTTTAAACTTGAATGCACATTTTTTTATCATCAAGTATACCCTTAAGCTTTACATACCCATGTATGGTTACCACTATAacttgcctatatatatatacccacctCCATGGACACTCCATCTATATATCCCTTCATTTTAATCCCTGAAAAGCGAGCTAGCTGAGCCTTTTTTCTTCTCCTCATCACAATCTTTAACTCTTCTTGCCCCACTCCTCACCTAACCCCTAAAGCATTAATGCACAATGGCCATCAAAGAGAATCCTCCTGCAAGGCTTCCaaatggtgatgatgaagagCAATTTGGTAATGGAAATTCCTCCTCTAAGTTTTCATTACAAGACGACTGTGATGATAACTGTGTCGCcgtagatgatgatgatgatgaagcagAAGCTGCTGGAAATGAATCACAAAGCTCCATGGTCAGGAGCTTGTATTGGGAATCACAAGAGGCCTTGCTTCAGGTGACGCATCTCCCACtcttatattatttgattaacgagaattagtaattaataattgtttatattaataaaaaaacaattgttTATATTACTTAGTTTAttgcaaataaattaaatttatatatgtgttttaAAAATAGACTAGGAGGGTATTTGGCAAATAGCTGTTAGCAGATTGGGTTAACGGGTTTGACTAGCTTATGTGTTGTATAAAGATGTtcggtaaattagctgttagcattttctcaaaaagctgttTTGAgcagttttttaaattttaacattttaaagcAATAAGTTGTTAGAAAATTAAAGGTTAATTAACCAAATACTCATATTGACTATAACTTAACCAAGTTAAACAGCTAATAGTTGTCAAACAAaccaaaattaactaataaactaactatattaccaaactGTACCTAAACAATTTTACTCctacttaattaattttaggAGCTGCAGCCGGACTAAAAATGACTTTGCATTTTTAATTGCTACAACTGTCTTTTTATGTAATATATTCATCAAAATATAGACATATTGTTtcgattaaaaaataaaaacttagaTGCAATATAATGAACTCTAATAGATATTCGATCTAATGAAATATAAAGATCACTTTACCCTTTTAAAGAAATTTCTTTAAAACGTGAAAATGAAATTCAGCATTCAACCATTCCCCCCTTAGCTTGTTATTTGCATTGTtatgtatttcaaaaaaaaatgttcaaaccATAAATTATACAATAAGTTACAATATCAACATATAATCATCAAAGGCTCAAAGctaactaataataaatatgtttcaGAAAAAAccactaaaatataaaaagaaaccCTTAATAACACTAGTACTagttataaaaaagaaaagaaaaaatcgTTACCATACATTTCAGTATCCATTgtctttgtggtctagtgacacaaagtggctctcc contains these protein-coding regions:
- the LOC116017590 gene encoding uncharacterized protein LOC116017590, giving the protein MATAAPKLATGILPIPAQPHRRKLHHLATTATSVHPSAFKISVSTVTGVSRRRRGLSCQAAEVSVAEGPSASGGGGDNEGKTENWVPVVPLGALPKGERRVIIQNGETILLLWYKDDIFAIENRSPAEGAYSEGLLNAKLTKDGCIVCPTTDSTFELRTGEIKEWYPKNPVLRVLTPALRNLFIYPVKTDSENIYISMGGGLKTSDASAEIVFSGKAQPGVTATNVNVEEVRMVVDENQEAFGFTGKNELINGKAAVIGFLLLLDFELLTGKGLLKGTGFLDFIYSVSNAFK
- the LOC116017844 gene encoding 11-beta-hydroxysteroid dehydrogenase-like 5, encoding MMDLVNSVLNLVVPPASLVMLALAWPTLSFISACEWLYNLFYGEEIMEDKVVVITGASSGIGEQIAYEYAKRRANLVLVARRENRLRGISENARLLGAKNVLITAADVVKEEDCRKFILETINFYGRLDHLVNTASLGHTFYFEEASDTTVFPILMDINFWGNVYPTYVALPYLRQSRGRVIVNASVENWLPLPRMSLYSAAKAGLVNLYETLRFEVGNSIGITVATHGWIGTEMARGKIMVEEGAEMQWKEEREVHATGPVEEFAKLIVSGACRGDEYVKYPSWYDTFLLYRVFCPNVLNWTFRLLFDNLSARTTSFIGTGRPVTMESSSSSPMRLEAPSPAGRPVIVLQQHKME